The nucleotide window aattaaaatcatataaaaacaataaattgcaTGTTCATGATAACAGCAgatgcatgaaaaaaaaagcacttttgaAAGTGatccaaaaatttataaaaatttaaaagcttttttttttttttttggaaacattAAATAATGATGTGAAATAGGATTCCCTTGGATCATCTCATGAGTATAAGATTTAGATGCTACTTTTCatgaataataatgataataaatttagtGAAAAGGGTGGCTCAATGATAAGTTGGAGGTATGGCCTTGGATTGTGTGCAAGTGTGAGTTGTTCTTGTTGTCTCACAAGTTGCATGTGTTGAGCTTTGAGCCTCTTTTTTATGAGACATGCCATGTGATCCCTTAAGATTAAAACCATGTCAATGCGCACTCACTCACATTACTCATTCTTGCTTTGAACGTGAAGAGTATatagtactttttttttaatgtgtgtatatatatgtctattaatatatatgcatatatattactatattagATTAGTCttttacaatttaattatgTGCAAATTGCATGAATATATTGAGTTTTTTACTCGTTAATAAGAATCATGCTACTTTTGACTTTGTATTATAAATTAGACATGCCATGTTGAGGTAGTATTCTTTGAGTTAAGAATTAAAGAtctcttcattaattaattttttttctcttcagcttaattttttaacaaagatcAAATTTAAATTGGTTTGTTCAAATCAActctttgatgattttttttatcagtttGTCTTTAAATTTTAGATCTCAAGTTAAAGACTTGTTTATATGCATGGAATTCAAGtacaatgaaataaatttaattacatTAGACTGAGAACAATTTGAGCCAAATTTGAGCCAAGTTCTACCCACTCAAGTTTaggtacataaaaaaaaattcttgttaattataTTCCTGCCAACCCATGCCAATCCCCTTTTTAATTACATCTTCATCCCCATCTCCACAAACTCTATATATGtgtgaatgtatatatatgtatacaagtTATCTCTTTTAATTAGGGACCAAATCCCATAACTTTTGGAGCAAACTTCATCAACCTCCACAAAGTATTAGGCAAGAACTTCCTagcaaacaagaaacaaacagTGGTCTTACCTCCATTATAACTACAAGTACTCCCACTCCTCAACTTATTAAGAAACTCAACAGTCACAGACTTCCTCCAAACCCTAACAGGATGGGGCCCTCCATAAGACCAGTCAACCCAAGTCAAACTCCTGTTTGAGTTCATCCCTCCAAACTTCATGCTCACATAGGTTGGTAAATAATGCTCATCCACATAACATGAAGGCTTGCAATGCCTTGAAAACAGCTTGAAGAACTTGTTATCTGACACTATCTCAATTGCGAGGTTTCGATCCATTTCGAACCATTGGGAGCCTTTGCGCCATTGTTCAGGTAATATAAGAGGTTGCATGTGCTTGTTGTATCGGCCCCGGCCGACCGGGCCGGGGTCGTCGAAGGAGTGGACATGGGAGAGGGTGGAGTTGATGAGGTAGGAATAGACAGTGGGAAAGTTGAAGAGAGGAATGCATGATTCAGAGAGGAGAATGAAACGTTGGTTGGAGAAGTCTAGTAGTGCATTGGCTAATAGCCTTCTTTCAGCTTCCATCATGCTTAGTTCTCCCCATCTCACCACCTGCATGCATGCTTAATTGTGTCATTTGTATGTCATCTTCAtgtctttgtatatatatattgttttggtttttgattgcaTGTATATGtagttttagtttaattttgttACTCAAAAAGCTAGGGAAAgttagggcctgtttggataagccagaattatggcataatctgtacaatatgccataatttaatattttctgataattatgccatattagctgtttgggtacttattttagagtataaaattatggcataatataggcattatggcataaaaaaatattccactcttagtggaatatttttt belongs to Dioscorea cayenensis subsp. rotundata cultivar TDr96_F1 chromosome 17, TDr96_F1_v2_PseudoChromosome.rev07_lg8_w22 25.fasta, whole genome shotgun sequence and includes:
- the LOC120280540 gene encoding glycosyltransferase BC10-like codes for the protein MKQQQQQIQDLKQHATMLLINPNIKLLWVLASLFLFGFGLALGTSLSTFYHSYIPFQTPSQSFPSPSPPPPPPSPSSPPPPSSMITHEEHIKPKEHVGLKEYIEPKEMMHDMNDEEILWRASMVPHKRVVPYERVPKVAFLFLTRGALTFAPLWEMFFKGHQGLYSIYVHADPSFHESTPKDSVFFGRRIPSKVVRWGELSMMEAERRLLANALLDFSNQRFILLSESCIPLFNFPTVYSYLINSTLSHVHSFDDPGPVGRGRYNKHMQPLILPEQWRKGSQWFEMDRNLAIEIVSDNKFFKLFSRHCKPSCYVDEHYLPTYVSMKFGGMNSNRSLTWVDWSYGGPHPVRVWRKSVTVEFLNKLRSGSTCSYNGGKTTVCFLFARKFLPNTLWRLMKFAPKVMGFGP